A single Desulfuromonas sp. DNA region contains:
- a CDS encoding PAS domain S-box protein, producing the protein MTSRFWAGKMPGLGTALALLPGVLLLVLLLPAVSAAQGRSVFILHSYHPGLRWTDGIMAGVQEAFAESGQDIQLHVDYLDAKRYHAPEYFANFVDGILPYKLANLSFDLVLVSDNDAFDFALKHRDDLFAGAPIVFCGVNGFRPEMIAGIGGIAGITEEPAVAETVGVALRLHPGTEEVIVVGETGSVTGRQIDAQVREALASLDDGVRLSFWNDVPLEELRERARALPAGRLLLLTSVLKDRTGRVYSYAGSARRLRKVASVPFYGLWDFYLGEGIVGGKLISGHSQGRLAARLALRILGGEAVDAIPVTRSEANEYMFDYRELERFGVDLQTLPPGSHVLHRPTAFYTVSKPYFWTALATFAGLVAFLIVLVLNILLRRRSAREIESLARFPRENTNPVLRIAADGTLLYANRAGSEIQGCLGGGVGEPVAGRWRRLVEELLAGGESREVEVLRGEAVFNFDWVPVAGAGYVNLYGKDVTERKRAEAALRESEDRFRSIFQTAAAGMSLITPEGRFLQVNPALCRFLGYAEEELEGQTVEALTHPEDREATRRHYGEISSGRRQHLEYEKRYLRKDGGVVWGQASVACVMTPEMKPLFCVALVQDVTERRRAEEALRESQTKFRALFEQSFHFIGLLRPDGTLVEVNRTALEFIGVGSGEALGRPFWETPWWAHSSREQERLRRAVERAAQGEYVRYEVSHPDAAGRMHAIDFSIKPLVDEAGRVSLLIPEGRDITEYKRNVEALRESEERFRTLVEQAADGFLLHNLQGQVLDVNRQLCRMLGFSHEELVRMTLGDLQEGLSMPRAERVWRRMVPGVPASFEGRARRKDGTSFPFEGRICLIDSWGETLASVLVRDVTERWQAEKRLKEALIEAQAARERVAAIIRSVADGLIVTDGDNRIILMNRAAEDLLGIDFKLAHLQPIATVLPEAALRDHIARAQASSSEPLSEELEMTDRRLGEVRFIQVRTSQVQVQSGIPGGVISLLRDVTREREIDRMKSEFISVAAHELRTPLTSVLGYAGLLLDEEQSGGFEPRQRREFLSYIHGKGEELKRIIDDLLNLSRIESGRVLVLKRSPCDLAALLGEVILHHRKEAPRHDFQIEVPPSSLVANIDRGKMHQVLDNILGNAVKYSPAGGAVRVFLRREGSEAVVAVEDEGVGMTSDQVAKVFEKFYRADTSDSSIAGIGLGMTIVQGIVAAHGGRIWVESEQGEGTRVTFTLPLAAGGENGGGGK; encoded by the coding sequence ATGACCTCGAGGTTTTGGGCCGGGAAAATGCCGGGACTCGGGACGGCCCTGGCGCTTCTGCCGGGAGTTCTCCTGTTAGTTCTTCTTCTGCCCGCGGTCAGCGCGGCCCAGGGGAGGAGCGTCTTCATCCTCCACTCTTACCATCCCGGCCTGCGCTGGACCGACGGCATTATGGCGGGTGTGCAGGAGGCCTTTGCCGAGTCGGGGCAGGACATCCAGCTCCACGTCGATTACCTGGACGCCAAGCGCTACCACGCCCCCGAGTACTTCGCCAACTTCGTCGACGGCATCCTCCCCTATAAGCTCGCCAACCTCTCCTTCGACCTGGTTCTGGTCTCGGACAACGACGCCTTCGACTTCGCCCTCAAGCACCGCGACGACCTCTTCGCAGGCGCTCCCATTGTCTTCTGCGGGGTCAACGGCTTCCGCCCCGAAATGATCGCGGGTATCGGCGGTATCGCGGGGATCACCGAAGAGCCCGCGGTGGCCGAGACGGTCGGGGTCGCCCTTCGCCTGCACCCCGGGACCGAGGAAGTCATCGTCGTCGGCGAGACCGGCAGCGTCACCGGGCGCCAGATCGACGCCCAGGTGCGTGAGGCGCTCGCTTCCCTGGACGATGGCGTTCGCCTCTCCTTCTGGAACGACGTCCCCCTGGAGGAACTCCGGGAGAGGGCCCGCGCCCTCCCCGCCGGGCGGCTCCTCCTCCTGACGAGCGTGCTGAAGGACCGGACCGGGAGGGTCTATTCCTACGCCGGGAGCGCCCGCCGGCTGAGGAAGGTCGCCTCCGTGCCATTCTACGGCCTGTGGGATTTTTATCTCGGCGAGGGGATCGTCGGCGGCAAGCTCATCAGCGGCCACAGCCAGGGGCGCCTGGCCGCGAGGCTGGCCCTGCGCATCCTCGGCGGCGAGGCGGTCGACGCCATCCCCGTGACGCGCTCCGAGGCCAACGAGTACATGTTCGATTACCGGGAGCTGGAGCGCTTCGGGGTCGATCTCCAGACCCTGCCCCCAGGCAGCCATGTCCTCCATCGCCCGACCGCCTTCTACACCGTCAGCAAACCCTATTTCTGGACCGCTCTGGCCACCTTCGCCGGCTTGGTCGCCTTCCTGATCGTTCTTGTGCTCAACATCCTGCTGCGCCGAAGATCGGCCCGAGAGATCGAGAGCCTGGCCCGCTTCCCCAGGGAGAACACCAACCCGGTCCTGCGGATCGCCGCCGACGGCACTCTCCTCTACGCCAACCGGGCCGGATCCGAGATCCAGGGTTGCCTCGGTGGGGGTGTCGGGGAGCCGGTGGCCGGAAGGTGGCGCCGCCTGGTGGAGGAACTCCTGGCTGGGGGCGAGAGCCGGGAGGTGGAAGTGCTCCGCGGCGAAGCGGTTTTCAATTTCGACTGGGTGCCGGTGGCCGGGGCCGGCTACGTCAATCTCTACGGAAAGGACGTCACCGAGCGCAAGCGGGCCGAAGCCGCCCTGCGCGAGAGCGAGGACCGCTTCCGCTCCATCTTCCAGACCGCGGCCGCAGGGATGAGCCTGATCACCCCGGAAGGTCGGTTCCTCCAGGTCAACCCGGCCCTCTGCCGCTTTCTCGGCTATGCCGAGGAGGAACTGGAGGGGCAGACGGTGGAGGCGCTCACCCACCCGGAGGATCGCGAGGCGACCCGCCGGCATTACGGAGAGATCTCCTCCGGGCGGCGCCAGCACCTCGAATACGAGAAGCGCTACCTGCGCAAGGACGGCGGCGTGGTCTGGGGCCAGGCCTCGGTGGCCTGCGTGATGACGCCGGAGATGAAGCCCCTGTTCTGCGTCGCCCTGGTCCAGGACGTCACCGAGCGCAGGCGGGCCGAGGAGGCCCTGCGCGAGAGTCAGACCAAATTCCGCGCCCTCTTCGAGCAGTCCTTCCACTTCATCGGACTGCTTCGGCCCGACGGCACCCTGGTGGAGGTCAATCGCACCGCCCTGGAATTCATCGGCGTCGGAAGCGGAGAGGCCTTGGGTCGACCTTTCTGGGAGACCCCCTGGTGGGCTCATTCCTCCCGGGAGCAGGAGCGCCTGCGCCGGGCCGTCGAGCGGGCGGCGCAGGGGGAATACGTCCGCTACGAGGTTTCCCACCCCGACGCCGCGGGCCGGATGCACGCCATCGACTTCTCCATCAAGCCCCTGGTCGATGAGGCCGGCCGGGTGTCCCTGCTGATCCCGGAAGGGCGGGACATCACCGAGTACAAGCGCAACGTGGAGGCCCTGCGCGAGAGCGAAGAGCGCTTCCGGACCCTCGTGGAGCAGGCCGCCGACGGCTTTCTGCTGCACAACCTGCAGGGACAGGTCCTGGACGTCAACCGCCAACTCTGCCGTATGCTCGGTTTCAGCCACGAGGAGCTGGTTCGGATGACCCTCGGCGACCTGCAGGAGGGGCTCAGCATGCCGCGGGCGGAGCGGGTCTGGCGGCGGATGGTCCCCGGCGTCCCCGCCTCCTTCGAGGGGAGGGCGCGCCGCAAGGACGGGACGAGTTTCCCCTTCGAGGGGCGGATCTGCCTCATCGATTCCTGGGGGGAGACCCTGGCTTCGGTCCTGGTTCGGGACGTGACCGAAAGGTGGCAGGCAGAGAAGAGGCTCAAGGAGGCCCTAATTGAGGCCCAGGCGGCGCGGGAGCGGGTCGCCGCCATTATCCGCTCGGTGGCCGACGGGCTCATCGTGACCGACGGGGACAACCGCATCATCCTCATGAACCGGGCCGCCGAGGATCTTCTCGGAATCGATTTCAAGCTGGCGCACCTGCAGCCGATTGCGACGGTCCTCCCCGAGGCGGCCCTGCGCGACCACATCGCCCGGGCCCAGGCCTCTTCCTCGGAACCGCTATCGGAGGAGCTGGAAATGACCGACCGCCGCCTGGGCGAGGTGCGCTTCATCCAGGTGCGCACCTCCCAGGTGCAGGTCCAGTCTGGCATCCCGGGCGGCGTGATCAGCCTGCTGAGGGACGTGACCCGGGAGCGGGAGATCGACCGCATGAAGAGCGAGTTCATCTCGGTGGCGGCCCACGAACTGCGCACCCCGCTGACCTCGGTCCTCGGATATGCCGGACTGCTGCTGGACGAGGAGCAGTCCGGCGGATTCGAGCCGAGACAGCGCAGGGAATTTCTGTCCTACATCCACGGCAAGGGCGAGGAACTCAAGAGGATCATCGATGACCTGCTTAACCTCAGTCGCATCGAGTCGGGGCGGGTGCTGGTGCTGAAGCGCTCTCCCTGCGACCTCGCCGCCCTGCTCGGGGAAGTCATTCTTCACCACCGCAAGGAGGCGCCTCGACACGACTTCCAGATCGAGGTTCCGCCGTCCTCCCTTGTGGCGAACATCGACCGGGGCAAGATGCACCAGGTTCTCGACAATATCCTCGGCAACGCAGTGAAGTATTCCCCGGCCGGGGGCGCCGTGCGGGTCTTTCTGCGCCGGGAGGGGAGCGAGGCGGTCGTTGCGGTGGAGGACGAGGGGGTCGGGATGACATCCGACCAGGTCGCCAAGGTGTTCGAGAAATTCTACCGCGCCGACACTTCCGACAGTTCCATCGCCGGGATAGGGCTGGGGATGACCATCGTTCAGGGGATCGTCGCGGCCCACGGCGGAAGGATCTGGGTGGAGAGCGAGCAGGGAGAGGGAACCAGGGTGACCTTTACCCTTCCCCTGGCTGCTGGAGGCGAAAACGGCGGAGGGGGGAAGTGA
- a CDS encoding endonuclease III domain-containing protein: protein MRARLQAIFDLLAAHFGPLHWWPAETPFEVAVGAILTQNTALTNVEMALANLHEAGAVSAAGIHGLERGELEGLIRPAGFFRQKAERLQLMTAHLYGRHGGRLETLLAAPLGEARAELLGLKGVGPETADSILLYAGGHPSFVVDAYTRRLFGRLGLLDGDEGYEAVRSLFMDRLPRDADLFNEYHALIVEECKIFCRKRSPLCPACPLLPICPFGRETR, encoded by the coding sequence ATGAGAGCTCGCCTCCAAGCAATATTTGACCTCCTCGCAGCCCACTTCGGCCCCCTGCACTGGTGGCCCGCAGAGACCCCCTTCGAGGTGGCGGTCGGGGCGATCCTCACCCAGAACACCGCCTTGACCAACGTGGAGATGGCGCTCGCCAACCTGCACGAGGCCGGGGCGGTTTCGGCGGCGGGCATCCACGGCCTGGAGCGGGGAGAGCTGGAGGGCCTGATCCGTCCCGCCGGTTTTTTCCGGCAGAAAGCCGAGCGCCTGCAGTTGATGACCGCGCACCTCTATGGTCGTCACGGCGGCCGTCTGGAGACCCTTCTCGCCGCCCCCCTCGGAGAGGCCCGTGCGGAGCTCCTCGGCCTCAAGGGGGTCGGTCCGGAGACCGCCGACTCCATCCTCCTCTACGCCGGCGGCCATCCCTCTTTCGTGGTCGATGCCTACACCCGGCGCCTTTTCGGCCGCCTCGGCCTTCTGGATGGGGATGAAGGCTACGAGGCGGTCCGCTCCCTTTTCATGGACCGCCTGCCCCGCGACGCCGACCTGTTCAACGAGTACCACGCCCTTATCGTCGAGGAATGCAAGATTTTCTGTCGCAAGCGCTCTCCCCTTTGCCCGGCCTGCCCCCTGCTGCCCATCTGCCCCTTCGGGCGGGAAACTCGATAA
- a CDS encoding glycosyltransferase family protein: MKIRYYISGHGLGHASRSCQVINTLRRRHPEIAVEVVSDAHSWFFAGFLDPAVPVRRRRLDLGVLQRGSLVMEEEATLRAYRRFLPERERAVAEEAASLRREGVSLVVADIPPAAFAAAKRAGLPAVALGNFSWDWIYEDFALRHRGYGDVLVSVREDYAGADLLLRLPFHGEFPAFSRIEDLPLVARRGSLPPAEVRARLGIPVGRRVGLLSFGGFGLEDFDFSGLAKLQDWTFLSGADRPWTGPNLQLIPQGLFAYPDLVRASDVVVTKPGYGIVSEAIANGTAVLYTPRGDFREQEVLVAALKRYARCREIDNAALLSGRWGASLEALLAQPGPREPLALDGDLVAAERLAQLAGGVRA, encoded by the coding sequence GTGAAGATCCGCTACTATATCAGCGGCCACGGTCTCGGACACGCCAGCCGCTCCTGCCAGGTCATCAACACCCTGCGCCGCAGGCACCCGGAGATCGCCGTGGAGGTCGTCTCCGACGCCCATTCCTGGTTTTTCGCCGGTTTTCTCGACCCCGCGGTGCCTGTGCGGCGGCGCCGCCTCGACCTCGGCGTGCTCCAGCGGGGGAGCCTGGTCATGGAGGAGGAGGCGACCCTGCGCGCTTACCGGCGGTTCCTGCCCGAGCGCGAGCGGGCCGTCGCCGAGGAGGCGGCCTCTCTGCGACGCGAGGGGGTCTCCCTGGTCGTCGCCGACATCCCTCCGGCGGCGTTCGCCGCGGCGAAGCGGGCCGGTCTGCCGGCGGTCGCCCTCGGCAACTTCTCCTGGGACTGGATCTACGAGGACTTCGCTCTGCGCCACCGCGGCTACGGGGACGTCCTCGTTTCGGTGCGGGAGGATTACGCAGGGGCCGATCTTCTGCTGCGCCTCCCCTTCCACGGCGAGTTCCCCGCCTTCTCCCGCATCGAGGATCTGCCCCTGGTGGCCCGGCGGGGGAGCCTTCCCCCGGCCGAGGTGCGCGCCCGCCTCGGCATCCCGGTGGGCAGAAGGGTCGGCCTTCTCTCCTTCGGCGGCTTCGGTCTCGAGGATTTCGACTTTTCGGGGCTTGCGAAGCTGCAAGACTGGACCTTTCTGAGCGGGGCCGACCGCCCCTGGACGGGGCCGAACCTCCAGCTTATCCCCCAGGGCCTCTTCGCCTACCCCGACTTGGTGCGGGCTTCCGACGTTGTGGTCACCAAGCCGGGCTACGGCATCGTCTCGGAGGCCATCGCCAACGGCACCGCGGTCCTCTACACGCCGCGGGGGGACTTCCGGGAGCAGGAGGTGCTGGTGGCCGCTCTGAAGCGCTATGCCCGCTGTCGCGAGATCGACAACGCCGCACTCCTCTCCGGCCGCTGGGGCGCGTCCCTGGAGGCGCTTCTGGCTCAGCCGGGGCCGCGGGAGCCCCTGGCGCTGGACGGGGATCTCGTCGCCGCCGAGCGCCTGGCGCAGCTGGCCGGCGGGGTACGGGCATGA
- a CDS encoding DUF4870 domain-containing protein produces MVDIEMKPDAGGEFSFGGPVRDEEKNWAMTCHLSAFAGYLLPFGNILGPLLVWLFKGKTSRFVAAQGKEAINFQVSVTLYFLGAWLLAAIGIGFLLMIAISIFDFVAIILATVKNRRGEPYRYPFCLRLIK; encoded by the coding sequence GTGGTCGATATCGAGATGAAGCCCGACGCGGGCGGCGAGTTCTCTTTCGGGGGCCCGGTCCGGGACGAGGAGAAAAACTGGGCCATGACCTGCCACCTGAGCGCCTTCGCCGGCTATCTCCTTCCCTTCGGGAACATCCTCGGGCCCTTGCTGGTCTGGCTGTTCAAGGGGAAGACGTCTCGCTTCGTGGCCGCCCAGGGCAAGGAGGCCATCAATTTCCAGGTCTCCGTCACCCTCTATTTTCTCGGCGCCTGGCTGCTGGCCGCGATCGGCATCGGCTTTCTCCTCATGATCGCCATCTCCATTTTCGACTTTGTCGCCATCATCCTCGCCACCGTGAAAAACCGTCGGGGCGAGCCCTACCGCTACCCCTTCTGCCTCCGCCTCATCAAGTAG
- a CDS encoding PHP domain-containing protein: protein MSHLPRPEVDLHVHTVASGHAYSTLAEVAAAAARRGLRGVGMTDHGPGLPGGPHPYHFMALRFVPRQLDGVRVLRGIEANILAEGRVDLDDDLLGKLDLVMAGFHEECGFDGRGEEANTRVVLALMDNPLVRVITHPGNPNFPLDYETVARRGAQTGTALEINNSSFTISRKGSSGNCSHIARLCARHGTPVAIGSDAHFHEGVGEFAEALLVAAEAGVKPEQIVNRTLESTLAFLGLEV, encoded by the coding sequence ATGTCCCATCTTCCCCGTCCCGAGGTCGACCTGCACGTCCACACGGTCGCCTCCGGCCACGCCTATAGCACGCTCGCAGAGGTCGCCGCCGCGGCCGCCCGCCGCGGCCTGAGGGGAGTGGGGATGACCGATCACGGTCCGGGCCTGCCCGGCGGACCCCATCCCTACCATTTCATGGCCCTGCGTTTCGTTCCTCGGCAGTTGGACGGGGTGCGGGTTCTGCGGGGCATCGAGGCGAACATCCTGGCAGAGGGGCGGGTGGACCTGGACGACGACCTGCTCGGGAAACTTGACCTGGTGATGGCCGGCTTTCACGAGGAGTGCGGTTTCGACGGCCGGGGCGAGGAGGCCAACACCCGGGTCGTGCTTGCCCTGATGGACAACCCCCTGGTCCGGGTGATCACCCATCCGGGCAATCCCAACTTCCCCCTCGATTACGAGACGGTGGCCCGCCGGGGAGCGCAGACCGGCACCGCCCTGGAGATCAACAACTCTTCCTTCACCATCAGCCGCAAGGGAAGTTCCGGCAATTGTTCCCACATCGCCCGGCTCTGCGCCCGCCACGGAACCCCGGTCGCCATCGGCAGCGACGCTCACTTCCACGAGGGGGTGGGGGAGTTCGCCGAGGCCCTCTTGGTCGCGGCGGAGGCCGGGGTCAAGCCGGAGCAGATCGTTAACCGCACCCTCGAGTCGACCCTTGCATTTCTCGGCCTCGAGGTCTAG
- a CDS encoding TIGR03960 family B12-binding radical SAM protein: MSVTDNLSRISRPTRYLGGELGSIKKDPSSVEVTFALAFPDVYEVGMSHLGTAILYRVLNDLDWVAGERVYAPWPDMEAQLRTERAPLASLESERPLGRFDIVGFTLQYELSYSNILNMLDLAEIPRRREQRGEDAPLIVVGGPCAFNPEPLADFIDCAVIGDGEEAVVDLCQAIRDSRAAGEGRAALLGRLAGIEGMYVPSLFDVCYDPDGTVAGITPRRPGYDKVRRRFLADLDSAPYPDSPIVPFMNTVHNRVAVEIARGCTRGCRFCQAGYIYRPVRERDPETVAALIEKALANSGYGEVSLLSLSTGDYSCIAPLLKGLMERYAEERVAVSFPSLRVGSLTQELMEEVKKVLKTGFTLAPEAGTERLRQVINKGISAEDLLEATGSAFGLGWRVVKLYFMLGLPTETEEDLLAIAELAAAAKRAGKGTEGGADVNVSVSTFVPKPHTPFQWEGQIGLEETRRRQNLLRETLKKRKLRLKWHDPELSFMEGVFARGDRRLGAVLEKAVDLGCRFDGWREHFDFDLWMQALEACGIDPEFYLRERREDETLPWEHIDCGCPKEFLMQERHRAYAAEPITDCRDGDCSACGVCDFEQLRPRIAESSELALPPAPRPLPDADEEERYKVRLRLRKDGKARFVGHLEFMTLFHRAVRRAGIPVRFSRGFHPAPKISFPDALPTGVESDAEIIDLHLFLPWSAREIVEGLNAQLPEGFRVLEGASLPWQSPSPSASIKEIIYRVDLPPAPPEDLSERVAAFLKAAEVPMERDKGARTVIVDVRPGVLDLSLGEGALRLTMTKGSPLLAAAAVLGLPPEAVRDLRIRKTAVMLA; the protein is encoded by the coding sequence ATGTCCGTGACCGACAATCTTTCCAGGATCAGCCGCCCCACCCGCTACCTCGGCGGAGAGCTGGGAAGCATCAAGAAAGACCCGAGCAGCGTCGAGGTAACCTTCGCCCTGGCCTTCCCCGACGTCTACGAAGTCGGCATGAGCCACCTCGGCACCGCAATCCTCTACCGCGTCCTCAACGACCTGGACTGGGTCGCCGGCGAGCGGGTGTACGCACCCTGGCCCGACATGGAGGCCCAGCTTCGCACAGAGAGGGCCCCCCTGGCTTCCCTCGAGTCCGAGCGCCCCCTGGGCCGCTTCGACATCGTCGGGTTCACCCTCCAGTACGAACTCAGTTACAGCAACATCCTGAACATGCTCGACCTGGCCGAAATCCCCCGACGCCGGGAACAGCGCGGCGAGGATGCGCCCCTGATCGTTGTCGGGGGCCCCTGCGCATTCAATCCCGAACCCCTGGCCGACTTCATCGACTGCGCGGTGATCGGCGACGGCGAGGAGGCGGTGGTCGATCTTTGCCAGGCGATCCGGGACTCCCGCGCCGCCGGGGAGGGGCGCGCCGCCCTGCTCGGACGCCTCGCCGGGATCGAGGGGATGTACGTCCCCTCCCTCTTCGACGTCTGCTACGACCCCGACGGCACCGTGGCAGGCATCACGCCCCGCAGGCCGGGCTACGACAAGGTGCGGCGGCGCTTTCTCGCCGACCTCGACAGCGCCCCCTACCCGGACAGCCCCATCGTCCCCTTCATGAACACCGTGCACAACCGGGTGGCGGTGGAGATCGCCCGGGGCTGCACCCGGGGCTGCCGCTTCTGCCAGGCCGGCTACATCTACCGACCGGTCCGGGAGCGCGACCCCGAGACCGTAGCCGCCCTCATCGAGAAGGCCCTGGCCAACTCGGGCTACGGAGAAGTCTCCCTCCTCTCCCTCTCCACCGGCGACTACTCCTGCATCGCCCCATTGCTCAAGGGTCTCATGGAGCGCTACGCGGAAGAAAGGGTGGCGGTCTCCTTCCCCAGCCTGCGGGTCGGCTCCCTGACCCAGGAGCTGATGGAGGAGGTCAAGAAGGTCCTAAAGACCGGCTTCACCCTCGCCCCGGAGGCGGGGACCGAGAGGCTGCGCCAGGTCATCAACAAGGGGATCAGCGCCGAGGACCTGCTGGAGGCCACCGGAAGCGCCTTCGGGCTGGGCTGGCGGGTCGTCAAGCTCTACTTCATGCTCGGCCTGCCGACCGAGACCGAGGAAGACCTTCTGGCCATTGCCGAACTGGCCGCCGCCGCCAAGCGCGCCGGCAAGGGGACCGAGGGGGGAGCGGACGTCAACGTGTCGGTCTCCACATTCGTCCCCAAGCCCCACACTCCCTTCCAGTGGGAGGGGCAGATAGGCCTGGAGGAGACCCGCCGGCGCCAGAACCTGCTGCGGGAGACCCTGAAGAAGCGCAAGCTGCGCCTCAAGTGGCACGACCCCGAGCTCTCCTTCATGGAAGGGGTCTTCGCCCGGGGCGACCGGCGCCTCGGCGCGGTCCTGGAAAAAGCGGTCGATCTCGGCTGCCGCTTCGACGGCTGGCGCGAGCACTTCGACTTCGATCTCTGGATGCAGGCCCTTGAGGCCTGCGGCATCGACCCCGAATTCTACCTGCGGGAGCGCCGGGAAGACGAGACGCTGCCCTGGGAACACATCGACTGCGGGTGCCCCAAAGAATTCCTCATGCAGGAGCGCCACCGCGCCTACGCCGCCGAGCCCATCACAGACTGCCGGGACGGAGACTGCTCCGCCTGCGGAGTCTGCGACTTCGAGCAGCTGCGCCCGCGCATCGCGGAGAGCTCGGAGCTCGCCCTGCCGCCGGCGCCCCGCCCCCTGCCCGACGCCGACGAGGAAGAGCGGTACAAGGTCCGACTGCGCCTGCGCAAGGACGGCAAGGCGCGCTTCGTCGGCCACCTGGAGTTCATGACCCTGTTCCACCGGGCGGTGCGCCGCGCCGGCATCCCGGTGCGCTTCTCCAGAGGCTTCCACCCTGCGCCGAAGATCTCCTTCCCCGACGCCCTGCCGACCGGCGTGGAGAGCGACGCCGAGATCATCGACCTGCACCTTTTCCTGCCCTGGAGCGCCCGGGAAATCGTCGAAGGGCTAAACGCCCAGCTGCCCGAGGGATTTCGCGTCCTGGAGGGGGCCTCTCTGCCCTGGCAATCCCCCTCGCCCTCTGCTAGCATAAAGGAAATTATCTACAGGGTGGACCTCCCCCCCGCTCCGCCGGAGGATCTGAGCGAGCGGGTCGCCGCCTTCCTGAAGGCGGCCGAAGTTCCGATGGAGCGCGACAAGGGGGCGAGGACCGTCATTGTTGACGTGCGCCCCGGCGTACTCGACCTGTCCCTGGGAGAGGGCGCCCTGCGGCTGACCATGACCAAGGGCAGCCCCCTGCTGGCGGCCGCGGCGGTGCTCGGACTGCCGCCCGAAGCGGTGCGCGACTTGCGCATCCGCAAAACGGCGGTCATGCTGGCCTAG
- a CDS encoding Rne/Rng family ribonuclease: MTKELVINTTSHETRVALLENGHIAELYIERNRERGIVGNIYRGKVIRVLPGMQAAFVDIGLDKAAFLYVADVLDEMEAVERFVEGGSHHVRADEATQERPPLPPIEELLQEGQELLVQVAKEPIGTKGARITSHISLPGRHLVFMPTVDHVGISRRIEDEDEKDRLRALVEEIRPDGTGFIVRTAAEGKSEEDLRADMEFLVGLWEDIDRRQEDHGAPCLIHSDLDVTSKVLRDILTEDVRRIVVDSHAEHEKIVGFIGKFMPKLKFVIEFYEDDEPIFDAFGLEMEIARALGRKVWLKSGGYIIIEQTEALTAIDVNTGRFVGKHNLEDTIFKTNLEAVKEIAFQLRLRNIGGLIIIDFIDMEKELHREKVHQALEETLKSDKSKTNILKISELGLVEMTRKRVRESIGRTLCEPCPYCEGKGYVKSRTTIVYEIFRDLQREMRDLPGYRVSLLVNPDIAGVLYDEERQSVEDLERRFEKQIGINARPNFHLEQYEIMVG; the protein is encoded by the coding sequence ATGACCAAGGAGCTGGTCATCAACACCACCTCCCACGAAACCCGGGTGGCTCTGCTGGAGAACGGCCACATCGCCGAGCTCTACATCGAGCGCAACCGTGAACGGGGCATCGTCGGCAACATCTACCGGGGCAAGGTGATCCGGGTGCTGCCCGGAATGCAGGCGGCTTTCGTCGATATCGGCCTGGACAAAGCGGCCTTCCTCTACGTGGCCGACGTCCTGGACGAGATGGAGGCGGTGGAACGATTCGTAGAAGGGGGCAGTCACCACGTCCGGGCCGACGAGGCGACCCAGGAGCGCCCCCCCCTGCCGCCCATCGAGGAACTTCTTCAGGAGGGACAGGAACTCCTCGTCCAGGTCGCCAAGGAACCGATCGGCACCAAGGGCGCCCGGATCACGTCCCACATTTCCCTGCCGGGGCGCCACCTCGTCTTCATGCCCACCGTCGACCACGTGGGCATCTCCCGCCGCATCGAGGACGAGGACGAAAAGGACCGGCTGCGGGCGCTGGTGGAGGAGATCCGTCCTGACGGGACGGGGTTCATCGTGCGCACCGCCGCCGAGGGCAAGAGCGAGGAGGACCTGCGGGCGGACATGGAGTTTCTCGTCGGGCTGTGGGAGGACATCGACCGCCGCCAGGAAGACCACGGGGCCCCCTGCCTGATCCATTCGGACCTGGACGTGACGAGCAAGGTGCTGCGCGACATTCTCACCGAGGACGTGCGCCGCATCGTGGTCGACTCCCACGCCGAGCACGAAAAGATCGTGGGCTTCATCGGCAAGTTCATGCCCAAGCTCAAATTCGTCATCGAGTTTTACGAGGACGACGAGCCGATCTTCGACGCCTTCGGCCTGGAGATGGAGATCGCCCGGGCCCTGGGACGCAAGGTCTGGCTCAAGAGCGGCGGCTACATCATCATCGAGCAGACCGAGGCGCTGACCGCCATCGACGTCAACACCGGCCGCTTCGTCGGCAAGCACAACCTCGAAGACACCATCTTCAAGACCAACCTGGAGGCGGTCAAGGAGATCGCTTTCCAGCTGCGCCTGCGCAACATCGGCGGACTGATCATCATCGACTTCATCGACATGGAAAAGGAGCTTCACCGGGAGAAGGTGCACCAGGCCCTGGAAGAGACCCTCAAGAGCGACAAGAGCAAGACCAACATTCTCAAGATATCCGAACTCGGCCTGGTCGAGATGACCCGCAAGAGGGTCCGCGAGAGCATCGGCCGCACCCTCTGCGAGCCCTGTCCCTACTGCGAAGGCAAGGGATACGTCAAGAGCCGCACCACCATCGTCTACGAAATCTTCCGAGACCTGCAGCGGGAAATGCGCGACCTGCCCGGCTACCGGGTCTCCCTCCTCGTCAACCCCGACATCGCGGGAGTGCTCTACGACGAGGAGCGCCAAAGCGTGGAGGATCTGGAACGGCGCTTCGAAAAACAGATCGGCATAAACGCCCGCCCCAATTTCCACCTGGAGCAGTACGAAATCATGGTCGGCTGA
- the rplU gene encoding 50S ribosomal protein L21, whose product MYAVVKTGGKQYKVSEGDLLKVEKIDGAVGDSIELIEVLMVGGEEVKVGTPLLPNAKVTARIVEQGKDKKILVFRSKRRKNFRKTYGHRQPITRLKITGIEA is encoded by the coding sequence ATGTACGCAGTGGTCAAGACCGGAGGTAAACAGTACAAAGTTTCCGAAGGCGACCTGTTAAAGGTCGAGAAGATAGACGGCGCGGTGGGGGATTCCATCGAGCTGATCGAAGTCCTCATGGTCGGCGGAGAAGAGGTTAAAGTCGGAACACCTCTATTGCCCAATGCGAAAGTCACTGCCAGGATCGTCGAGCAGGGCAAGGACAAGAAGATCCTGGTGTTCCGCTCCAAGCGGCGCAAGAACTTTCGCAAGACCTACGGACACCGCCAACCCATCACACGTCTGAAGATTACCGGTATCGAGGCTTAA